One segment of Nostoc piscinale CENA21 DNA contains the following:
- a CDS encoding GNAT family N-acetyltransferase, translating to MEISYRNIHYSRNLSSSWTDFPVLQTDKYILRLAATEEELESIFRLRFEVFNLELGLGFSSSSLTQMDRDKFDEVCHHLMLISRQTGQTIGTYRMQTYQMASQGLGFDAADVFNLSTIPDHILQASVEVGRACIAREFRHSQALLLLWEGLANYLIWSKNKYFFGCASLLTQSASQAACAYHFFEKNNFTHSSILVSPNSPYRLEITPHCLDKCQVEIPKILQAYLSIGAKICSLPAIDRQFKTIDFLTISNLENFTKWHLPKCLNNK from the coding sequence ATGGAAATTTCTTACCGCAACATTCATTATTCACGCAATCTTTCTTCTTCTTGGACAGATTTTCCAGTCCTTCAAACCGATAAGTATATTTTGCGACTGGCTGCAACTGAAGAAGAATTAGAATCTATCTTTCGCTTGCGGTTTGAAGTATTTAATCTGGAATTAGGCTTGGGATTTTCTAGTTCTAGCCTCACCCAGATGGATAGGGATAAATTTGATGAAGTCTGTCATCATTTAATGTTGATTTCCAGACAAACTGGTCAAACAATTGGCACTTATCGGATGCAAACTTATCAAATGGCATCTCAAGGTTTAGGTTTTGATGCAGCGGATGTATTTAATCTCAGCACAATTCCTGATCATATACTGCAAGCGTCGGTAGAAGTTGGACGTGCGTGTATTGCTAGAGAATTTCGTCACAGTCAAGCTTTGTTATTACTGTGGGAAGGACTAGCAAATTATCTCATCTGGAGTAAAAACAAATATTTTTTTGGTTGTGCTTCATTACTAACGCAATCTGCGAGTCAAGCTGCTTGTGCATATCATTTTTTTGAAAAAAATAATTTCACGCATTCGAGTATTTTAGTATCTCCTAATTCGCCATACAGGTTAGAAATTACGCCACATTGTTTAGATAAATGTCAAGTAGAAATTCCCAAAATTTTACAAGCTTATTTAAGTATCGGGGCTAAAATATGTAGTTTACCAGCAATTGATCGACAGTTTAAAACAATTGATTTTTTGACTATTTCTAACCTAGAAAATTTTACAAAGTGGCATTTACCCAAGTGTTTGAACAATAAATAA
- the radC gene encoding RadC family protein, whose product MTYCLRIADIPTNERPRERLMTYGPKILGTAELIAILLGTGQGPGKLSAVGLGQYLLQELGKHQRDPLAVLREVTPAELMQVPGIGPAKATTILAAVELGKRAFQSRPQDGVPIDSPMAAAAALSQDLMWQAQEHFAVLLLDVKNRLLGTQVISIGTATETLASPREIFREVIRQGATRAIVAHNHPSGNVEPSQEDIELTRQLLAGAQLLGIPLLDHLILGNGNHQSLREITTLWNDYPQGD is encoded by the coding sequence ATGACCTATTGCCTGAGAATTGCTGATATCCCGACAAATGAACGTCCGCGTGAGCGTTTGATGACTTATGGCCCGAAAATTTTAGGAACGGCGGAATTAATTGCAATTCTTTTAGGTACTGGTCAAGGGCCGGGAAAACTTTCAGCTGTGGGTTTAGGACAATATCTTTTGCAAGAATTAGGCAAACATCAACGTGACCCATTAGCAGTTTTACGAGAAGTTACGCCAGCAGAACTCATGCAAGTTCCTGGTATTGGCCCAGCAAAAGCTACAACTATTTTAGCGGCGGTGGAACTAGGCAAACGTGCATTTCAATCACGTCCTCAAGACGGCGTACCAATTGATAGTCCAATGGCGGCTGCGGCTGCACTCAGTCAAGATTTAATGTGGCAGGCGCAAGAACATTTTGCTGTATTGTTATTAGATGTAAAAAACCGTTTATTAGGTACACAAGTTATTAGCATTGGTACCGCCACCGAAACTTTAGCTTCGCCAAGAGAAATTTTTCGGGAAGTGATTCGTCAAGGTGCAACACGCGCTATAGTTGCCCACAACCATCCTTCTGGGAATGTTGAACCTAGCCAAGAAGATATAGAATTGACACGCCAATTATTAGCCGGAGCGCAATTATTGGGTATTCCGTTGCTAGATCATTTAATTTTAGGTAATGGAAATCACCAAAGTTTACGGGAAATTACAACTTTATGGAATGATTATCCCCAAGGTGATTGA